Below is a genomic region from Geoglobus acetivorans.
CAGCATCCACTTTCCATTGTGGAACCTTTCCCCTTACTGCGGACATTTCAGATCACCCTCACTGCAGGACCCATTGTTGTCTTAACATATACAGACTTAACAATCTGCTGTGCATTATCATATTTGTTCTCAACAACCTTAAGGATTTCCATCGCATTCTCAGCAATATCTGCAGCATCCATGTCTCTTGTCCCTATGGGCGCATGGAATGTGAGCTTGTCTCTCGTCCTTACCCTCACAGAATTTCTGAGCCTCTCGATAAGCGGCGTGGGGTCTGCTCCGGGAGGCAGTGGCTGAGGCATCTTACCCCTCGGACCGAGAACCTGACCGAGTTTCTTACCAATTTCAGGCATCAGAGGAGCCTCAGCTATGAAAAAATCCACCTTATTCGCAAGCTTTCTTGCTTCCCTCTTGTTCTTGGCAAGCTCGTCAATCTCTTCCGGAGAAACGAGCACATCAGCTCCAGCTTCCTTAGCTTTAAGCGCAGTTTCACCCCTCGCAAAAACACCAATCCTTCTCGGCTTTCCAAGACCTTTTGGCAGCAGCACAAGAGAGTCAAGTCTGTTTTCCGGTTTCTTCATGTCAAGATTTCTCAGATTCACTGCCATTTCCACGGTTTCTGTGAATTTCCTTGGCTTTGCACCATTTATTGCTTCTCCGATTTTCTCCTCAAGCAAACTTTTCTCAACCAGCATTTTATCACCCCGTAGTGCAGCGGCTTGCGCCTCCTACGGATTCCTCCGTAGACTATCAGCCTTGACTTTAAAAGTGGGTTTAAAATATTTTTGATGTCCCGATCCTGATATCTCTCAATATGCAATTATTCGTATGCACAGATATTAAGGCTGATTGATTGAAAAACAAAAAAACCGGAAATTTTTGGAATTAACCAGAAATGGCAAATAAATTCCTGAATAAACCTAAATTGGCCTATAATTTCCTTTTTGTTTTAGAAATGGAGTTTGATATTCCCCACATTTTGCGAAAACTTTAAAAATCAATTTGTATTACCAGCGATTCAATATTAGAATGGTCTGAAACTTCAAAAAATCCCGATTTCCAGTAGTTTAGAGGTGTTTACGATGCCAGAAATGGGAGAAGGTGATGAAGATGATCGTAGGCAAACATATAATTGCAGAATTGTATGGTGTAGCCGAGGAGTTGATATCCCATGAGGGCAGGGTAAGAGATATTGTCGAAAGTGTTGTTGAGGAGGCTGGGCTTACAAAAATCAGTTCTCATTACAAGCAATTTGAGCCATACGGCGTTACTGGTGTTGTGCTAATAGCCGAAAGCCACATTTCGATACACACCTGGCCCGAACACGGGCTTGTGAATCTCGACATTTTCACTTGTGGAGATACGAGAAAGACCGACAAAGCTTTTGAGCTGTTTTTGGAGAAGTTCAGACCTGAATCCTACAGACACTACGTCCTTGATCGTGGTTAGCACATAAAAAATTTTAAATAAATTTTCCGCCGAGAACCAAAACATGATGAGGAGAATACGGAATCAGATACTCCAGGCTCTTTCTTCAGGCCCTGTTTCCGTTTACAGGCTTATAGATATGCAGGACGCCAGCCTGCCAGAGTTTTTCCAGCTGATAGACGAACTTGTTGACGAGGGCATAATCCAGATTGAGAATGGAAATGTAATCCCGACAGAGAAGGCAAGGAGACTGATAAACGAACTCGGAGCAATAAACATTGATACAAGGTGTAAGAGCTGCGAAGGTACGGGATACGTGATATCCAAGGACTTTGAAGAGATTCTGAAAAAGTACAAGGAAATAGCAGAGAAACGACCCGAAACGGTCGAAGTTTTTGACCAGGGATTCATAAGCCCGGAAGGAGTCATAAGAAGGGTTGAATTCATCTATGAAAGAGGAGACCTCCTGAGGTCGAGGATTTTTGTCGTTGGCGATGATGACCTGCTCAGCATAGCAGCAGCCCTTACTGGAATGCCCGAAAAAATAAGCGTGATTGACGCAGATGAAAGGCTCATAGATTTCATAAACAGAACTGCCGACGAATACGGCCTCAGTGTAGAGGCAGAAACCTGCGATGTTCAGAATGAACTACCAGACAAGTTCAGAGGGAAATACGACGTGTTTGTTACCGATCCTGTCGAAACCATCCCCGGTCTGAAACTCTTTCTCAGCAGAGGGGTTTCGGCATTAAAGGGCGAGGGATGCTCCGGATACTTCGGAATAACAACCCTCGAAGCATCAAGGAAAAAGTGGTACGAGATTCAGAAAATGATCTACGATATGGGTTTCGTCATCACGGACCTGAGAAGGAAATTCAACGTATATCCTGATGAGGAAAAGAACTTTTTCAGATTTCAGGACAAGCTACCGGTCGTTCAAAAATTTGGAGCGAGAATTGACCACAACTTCTACACATCAACACTCTTCAGAATTGAGGCAGTTAAAAAACCTGAGCCACTTGTAAAGGGAAGAATGATAATAAACGAGGCCGTCTACAAGGATGACGAGAGCTGGATGACCCCCTACTGAAACCCGGCCAACATATTTTTATTTCTGCCGTCCGGCAACCACTTTTCGTAAATATTGCACATCCTCTTTTCCAATGCCCCTTACCAAAAACAGAATGCCGAAATACAGCATGGCTCCGCCAGCAACCTTCAAAACAGCATCCAAAAGTGATGTGAACTCCGTCAGACTGAGCATGAGAACCATAACCGCAGAAGAAATGAACGGCTTCACCAGATCCCTGTAATCAAAGAATATGCCGAGAAGTCTTCTGGATGCGACCGCCATCGCAACCCAGGTGATAGCATTCGATACCACCGTGGCAATGGCTGCACCCACAATCCCGTAAGCCAGAATGAAAAAATAATTCAGAACAACATTGATCAGCATGCCTGCAAACGATATATATACTGGGTATTCCGGCATCTCCTTGAAGTTGAAGAGAACCGCCCAGAAGCCGAGTGCTGAGCGGAATATCAATAAAGAAAGCACCATCATTGGCAGAGCAGCCTGAAGGTAATCAGGACCGTAAACAAACCTGATGACCTGCTTACTAAGAAGGGCAAGACCCGCCACTGCGGGGAAGGCTATGATCGAAGAAAAGCGAAACGCTCTGCTGAAAGCATTGTTCAAATCCCTTCCCTCGAGCTGAACAAAAACCGGAAAAAGAACCGCAGGAATGGAGACCAGACCGCTTACAGCCCCGATTATGTTGTAGGCTGCCCTGTAGAATCCAACATCTTCAGCAGGCAGGAATACACCGATCATTATCGAATCAATGTATGCATAAACGACCCATGTAACCGACCCAATGGTGAGATAACCCGTAAATCTCAAAACCTTGTTCCACCTGACTTTTTCAGCGTACCCTCGTATGAGAGAACCATAATTCCTGATGAGAAGATAAAGCAGTGAAAAACAGGATGCAAAACTCGCCAGAACGAAAGCAGAGACCGCCCCTAAAACCGAAAGGCCTGCCCCCACAAGAACGAAGATTGAAATCAGCCTTACGGCTTCATATACTATCGACCTGACCAAATTCGCTTTAAAATCGTTCAGTGAATTGAATATGCCGTTAAAATATCCTGAAAACGCCCAGAAAAAATATAGCCGGAAATTATTTTCAGTGGGGTGGAAAGGGCAGGTTTACCGAAAACCTTGATCGAAACAACATCCGAAAAAACAAACAACCCGGTGGAAACAGCAAGAGTTAAAGCAATCTTTAGCTTTCCAATACTATACACGTACCCTCTGAACAGCGCATAGTCCCCCTTCCCAACCGCATGGGCGCCATACCTGACGACGGTCGCATTTATTCCCAGATCGGTAAACGTGAGCAGGAAAAAGGCAACAGATATTGCAAGAGAATAAATTCCAAAAAGCTCCGGTTTCAGGGCTCTTGCAAGATAAATGGTAATCACAAGGCCGGAAATATTGCCCACAAGTACGGACATGCTGTTGTAAACTGAGTTCCTCAGAACTTTTCTGGCAAGCACAGTATCCGGGATTGTCTTATAGATTTAAAATATTAACCTCTCATGAAAAGCTTTTTATCCTGACCGAAAAACAAAAAGGCGATGACGGAAAAAATCGAAAAGTACTGGCATGTTCCATTCCTCGTCCTTGCAATTATCACAGGCCTTTACCTGAGAATTGTAAACCCCTGGAATGCCGTATTTGTATCATGGATGGAGGGGGCAAGACTGAGCGGAAATGATCCGTGGTACTACTTCAGGCTCGTTGACAACCTGATTCACAACTTCCCCAGCAGAATCTGGTTCGATGCGTTCACGTACTTCCCGCATGGGACACACACGCATTTCGGACCTTTTCTAACATACCTCAGCGCTTTCGTTGCCATGCTTTCTGGAGCCTCCACTCCTGCAGAAATCAGAACCGCAATAGCATTTATCCCGGCATTCGGGGGGGCTTTGCTTGCATTACCAGTTTACCTGCTGGTAAGGGAGATATTCGGGAGAAATGCAGGAGTTATTTCAGCATTCATCGTCGTACTGATACCTGGACAGCTGATGGCAAGGAGCGTTCTGAGCTTTAACGACCACCATATATGGGAGGTTTTCTGGCAGGTTTCGTCCCTCGGAGCATTTATTCTTGCATACAATAGATGGAAAGGAAAGAATTACAGAGAAAGCATCAGAGAACCCGGAATGCTGAAGTATCCTGTTTTCGCCGGTGTGTGTATTGGTCTGTACCTCCTGGCATGGGGACCTGGATTCATCTCCGCCCTGCTGATACTCACATTCATTTTTGCCGCATACCTTCTGAAGGATTTTCTCAGGATTGACACATCCAGCCTTTCAGCAGTTGCGATGATTTCGTTCGGTGTTGCTGCGATAATCTACCTGCCATTTGCATTCAAAGCACCTGGTTTCAGTACTACATTCTACACGGTGTTCCAGCTTATAATTCTCGCAGGTGCCGCAGTCATAGCAGCAGTATTCCATGTAATCGAGAGAATCACCAGCCGGTGGGCCGATGCAAAGGGAGTCGATAACAGATACATGTTTCCGGCAGCCATTCTCACCCTCTCAGCAATCCTTGCATTAATCATCTTCGCAGTCGCTCCCGACTTTGCAAGAAACATCAAGCAGATAATTGGAGTTGTCCAGCCCAAAGGCGGTGCCTTAACCATAGCAGAAGTCCAGCCGTTCTTCAGTCTCGGAGGGAAATTCAGCTTTGAGCCAGCATGGCAGAACTTCAGCATTACATTCTTCTTTGCCATTCCCGCAATGTTCTACTATGCATTCAGAGCATTCAGGGACAAAAGCGAAAGATATCTGTACATATCCATCTGGGCATTTGCGATGCTCATAGCCCTTACTGGACAGAACCGCTTCGCCTACTACTTTGGAGTTGTTTCAGCAGTGTTTGCATCTGCAATCGTGAGTGAGATTCTTGGCAGAGTGAGATTCTACGAATACCTCGAAGCAGCAATAAGCAATAACCAGAAGAAAATGAAAAAAATCGGCGTCAAGGCTGTGATTGCCGGTGTGCTTCTGCTTCTCGTACTCATATATCCAACATTTTCCCAGGCCAACTTCTACAGCAAGTGGTCTGCAGGGGGAATAAACAAGCAGTGGTACGATACGCTTGAGTGGATGAAAGAAAACACTCCCGGCAAAGAAGTTTACGACGAATTTTACTACCAGCTTTACAAACCACCGGAGAGTTCCGGGGAAAGATATCCATACTACCCGGACGGGGTTTACAGCATAATAAGCTGGTGGGATTACGGCCACTGGATCACGGCAATTGCACACCGCATTCCCGTTGCCAATCCATTCCAGCAGGGCATAGGCAATAAATACAACGATGTGCCCGGAGCTGCTCCGTTCTTCACGGCGTTCAATGAGAGCTACGCGGACAGGATTGCCGAAAAACTGGGTGTAAAGTACGTTGTCAGCGATGTGGAGATGGCTACAGGCAAATTCTACGCGATGGCAGTGTGGGCAGAGGGCGAGCTTGGTAAAGCCGAGAGAACATACTATGCCGGTGGAGGGATAGTGTATGTTGATGCCAACGGAAATCTCGGACTCTCGCTTACTGGGCAGATACCTGCAGGAGGGAGAGTCATCACCCATGTGAGCATTCCCCGTGAAGATTACTACAGAACCATGGAGGCAAAGTTCCATATATTCGATGGAAGCGGTCTGAAGCACTACAGAATGGTTTACGAGAGTGGTTTCAGCACGAACACGCTGTCCGGGCTCAATGAACTCGTGTACAAGAACATTTACAATTCGATGTATGCAAACAAATTCGATTACGGCAGGATTCCGACAGCATACTCGGGTTACGTCAAGGTTTTCGAGTTTGTTGAGGGTGCAAAAGTTACGGGCAAGGCCAGTGGAGATTTTGTCATTGCAAAGGTCACCGTTAAAACAAATCAGGGCAGAACCTTCGACTACATTCAGAAGGTGCCTGTTGTAAATGGAGAATACGAGCTTGTACTGCCGTATGCCCAGGATACCAACTACCCGGTCAAACCGGTAACGGCATACACAATTGAGAGCGGTGGAGTAGTGAAGACACTTGAACTTACTGAAAATCAAGTAGAGAACGGAGAATCTATTGTTCTGGACCTTGTTTAACAGTTTTTCAAAAATTTTTATTTTGAATTTATCCATCAGGGTGTGAATAAAACCCGGGGATAGTCCTCCAGACCGTGAATCGGATTGACACAGGGAAAAATTTATATTTTTGCCCGGAAGGGTGATTGCAATGAAGCTCATAGCATGTCCGTCCTGCGGAGAAGAAATCGAAATCAGGGACCTATTCGAGGGTGTTGAAATCGAGTGCGATCTCTGCGGTGCAGTTTTACTGTACGAAAACGGAAAGTTCATACTCCTCGACACAAATGAAGAGTTCGAACCCGAAGACCTTGAAAAAGAGTACGAAGACGAGAGCAATTTTGACGACGAAGAGGAGTTTGAGGACGACGAGTATTTTGGAGACTTTGAAGAATAGAACAATAAATAGAAATACTTATTAAATTTAATTACCGAGCGAAATAACGATGAAAATTCTTGCGCTTACGGGAACCAAAAGGAAGGGCAACAGCATTCTCGCTGCAAGGTATATCGCGAAAAAGCTTGATGCTGAGCTTGATATCCTGAACGTTACTGAACTCAACATTGAGCCATGCAAGGCCTGCTATGCCTGCCTGTTCGGCCAGGAGTGCATGATAGAGGACGACGTTAACCTCGTATTAAACAGGCTTTTAGATGCAGATTTTGTCCTGATATCGTCTGCAATTTACTGGCTTGACGCAACCGGGATGATGAAAGCCCTTCTGGACAGAATGTTCATGGCACTCCCGTACATGAAAGAGCTGAGCAAGAAAAAGGGAGCCGCGATCTACTTCTACGGCTTTGAAGAGCTCAGGGGATGGGGTGCCAACACGTACAACATTCTGCTGAGAGTTCTGGGCATAGAGCCTCTTGCCATTCTGCCCATCCACGCCGCTCTGCCCGGAGAGACACTCACAGAGGAAAACGTGAAAAAACTCGACCTGCTTGTGGAGGCAATTCAGAAAGACGAAAGACTGACGTTGGATGGACAGTGCCCTGTCTGCCTTTCGGAGGTTTTCAGGGTTAAAGAAGGCAATCTGGAATGCACAGTGTGCAGATCAAAGCTGACAGAGGACCTTCAGGTCGTGGAGACAGGAGGTGTTTTATCATACGACTGGATGGTAGAGCACTACGGCGTGCTTAGAGGGTTCAAGGAAAAATTTATTGAACAGAGAGAGTCACTTGCAAGGTTAAGGGAGAAGTATGGAGTTTGAAGAAGAGATACGGGAGATATTCGACGAGGATTTTGTAAAAAGGGCTGTAAAACTGAAAAAAACCGGAAACATCTTCAATCCCGTATTCTACATACTGTTTACAAGGCTTGTTGAAATGTCAAGCCTGATAAACGACATCGTTCTCCCCAACAGAGCTGAGATAGAAGAGATGTTCAGAACGAGGGTTGAGTTTCTACAGCTCGACATGAAAACGATAAACGAGGTTCTGAGGAGGGTGTGGATTTTCGAAATCAAACGGGATGAGGAGTACAAATTCAGCAAGGGAATTGAGGACCTGATGTATATTGTTTACAGAATGAAAGACATACAGAAAAAAATCGATGATGTTCTGCTGAAGCACGTTTCAAAATGGAAAAAAGAGGACATACTGGAGCTTTACTTCATTCTCGTCAAAGTTCTGCTTGAACTCGAGGAGAGGACTGTAGACATAGCTTCAAAAGAGGCAAGAACTGCCTGGCTAACCTGGCTTATGGAGAATATGGGTATAAATGGAAACAGAGTTTCAGAAGTGTATGAATACCTGAGCAAAACGAGGAACCCTCTTGCAGTAATAAGGCTGGCTGAAAGCGGAGATTACAGCGAGATACAGGACTTCGAAGCGCTCCTGAAGGACCTCGATGAGTCCACAAGGAACATACTGCTTAACGGAATGAAGGTAGTATTCAGAGACATTACCTGAATGCCCTCTCAGGGTCAGCAAATTCCCTGATGTCAACCAGAATATCATTTACCATCAATTCGCCAGGTATGCCATTTTCAAACAGCGGTGCAAGATAATTCAGACCAGCGAGGATGGTCATGCTGGCTTTCATGCCGAAAAAGGGAAAACCGTTTTTGTCCTCAGATAGCTCAACCACACCCCGGATATCCTTGGACTCAGCCATTTCGATTTCCATTCTGGCAATATCCACTGCGTGCTTGCTGAAACTTCTGATGGCAACAATGAGATAGCCCTCTCCATCGAGAGCATCCCATACCCTTGTCATGCCTGCCCTCAGAAAAAGCCATCCGGGGCTCAGCGTTGTTCCCCTGTAGCTGATGATCTCACTGACGCCTCTCGACCCATCCTTCCAGTAGAGCAATCCGGCAAATTCCGGGTACAGATTGATGCCTGCATTTCTCATTATTACATCGAAAAGAGTGTTTGAAATCACCACAAGAGCAAAATTCCCCTCCGGAACTTCATATTCTCCGAGGGTCTCCCCCTCATCCCGCAAAACGATAAGGTTCGAGATCAGGAAAGGAGCTTCAGCCATTTTCAGAATTATCTCCCTTGTATTTTCATACCACTTTTTGTCGATCACCGCAATATCGGTTGGCACAGTTCCCCTCATTTCAAGCAGGTTAAAGGTGCAGTTATAAACATTGAACTCTATTTTCTCAGAAAACTCTCCCAGCCTGCCAAATACATTGTGTCTCTTCAGAGCCTCAATACCTTTTTCGGTTATCGAAGCTCCCCGGTCATGCTTTCTAACGAGACCATCTCTGGCAAGCTTTTCAATATGGTATCGTATTGTCCGGGCATCATGATGGATTCCCTTTGCCTTCAAAGCCTCGGCTATCTTGTATGAGCTTGCAATTCCACTTTCAGAAAGAATCTCAAGAATTAAAAAATGAATTCTGTTGAGTGTCATTTACACCGTTCCACTTTCTCTCAGCCTGGCAATGTCCTCACTATCATAACCGAGCCTCCTCAGAATTTCCTCAGTGTGCTCTCCAAGCTTCGGAGGTCTGCTCACATCAATTTCAAACCCTGAAAACTTCACGGGATTGTTGAAGAGCTTTATCTTCCCGAGCCCGGGGTACTCCACATCCACTATCACATTCCTCTCTCTTGTCTGGGGATGATTCACGACCTCCTCAATCGTATTCACCGCACCACATGGCACCCCCGCCTCGAGCAGTATTTCAATCCACTCATCCCTGCTTTTTTC
It encodes:
- a CDS encoding 50S ribosomal protein L1: MLVEKSLLEEKIGEAINGAKPRKFTETVEMAVNLRNLDMKKPENRLDSLVLLPKGLGKPRRIGVFARGETALKAKEAGADVLVSPEEIDELAKNKREARKLANKVDFFIAEAPLMPEIGKKLGQVLGPRGKMPQPLPPGADPTPLIERLRNSVRVRTRDKLTFHAPIGTRDMDAADIAENAMEILKVVENKYDNAQQIVKSVYVKTTMGPAVRVI
- the speD gene encoding adenosylmethionine decarboxylase, with the protein product MIVGKHIIAELYGVAEELISHEGRVRDIVESVVEEAGLTKISSHYKQFEPYGVTGVVLIAESHISIHTWPEHGLVNLDIFTCGDTRKTDKAFELFLEKFRPESYRHYVLDRG
- a CDS encoding bis-aminopropyl spermidine synthase family protein — protein: MMRRIRNQILQALSSGPVSVYRLIDMQDASLPEFFQLIDELVDEGIIQIENGNVIPTEKARRLINELGAINIDTRCKSCEGTGYVISKDFEEILKKYKEIAEKRPETVEVFDQGFISPEGVIRRVEFIYERGDLLRSRIFVVGDDDLLSIAAALTGMPEKISVIDADERLIDFINRTADEYGLSVEAETCDVQNELPDKFRGKYDVFVTDPVETIPGLKLFLSRGVSALKGEGCSGYFGITTLEASRKKWYEIQKMIYDMGFVITDLRRKFNVYPDEEKNFFRFQDKLPVVQKFGARIDHNFYTSTLFRIEAVKKPEPLVKGRMIINEAVYKDDESWMTPY
- a CDS encoding oligosaccharyl transferase, archaeosortase A system-associated is translated as MTEKIEKYWHVPFLVLAIITGLYLRIVNPWNAVFVSWMEGARLSGNDPWYYFRLVDNLIHNFPSRIWFDAFTYFPHGTHTHFGPFLTYLSAFVAMLSGASTPAEIRTAIAFIPAFGGALLALPVYLLVREIFGRNAGVISAFIVVLIPGQLMARSVLSFNDHHIWEVFWQVSSLGAFILAYNRWKGKNYRESIREPGMLKYPVFAGVCIGLYLLAWGPGFISALLILTFIFAAYLLKDFLRIDTSSLSAVAMISFGVAAIIYLPFAFKAPGFSTTFYTVFQLIILAGAAVIAAVFHVIERITSRWADAKGVDNRYMFPAAILTLSAILALIIFAVAPDFARNIKQIIGVVQPKGGALTIAEVQPFFSLGGKFSFEPAWQNFSITFFFAIPAMFYYAFRAFRDKSERYLYISIWAFAMLIALTGQNRFAYYFGVVSAVFASAIVSEILGRVRFYEYLEAAISNNQKKMKKIGVKAVIAGVLLLLVLIYPTFSQANFYSKWSAGGINKQWYDTLEWMKENTPGKEVYDEFYYQLYKPPESSGERYPYYPDGVYSIISWWDYGHWITAIAHRIPVANPFQQGIGNKYNDVPGAAPFFTAFNESYADRIAEKLGVKYVVSDVEMATGKFYAMAVWAEGELGKAERTYYAGGGIVYVDANGNLGLSLTGQIPAGGRVITHVSIPREDYYRTMEAKFHIFDGSGLKHYRMVYESGFSTNTLSGLNELVYKNIYNSMYANKFDYGRIPTAYSGYVKVFEFVEGAKVTGKASGDFVIAKVTVKTNQGRTFDYIQKVPVVNGEYELVLPYAQDTNYPVKPVTAYTIESGGVVKTLELTENQVENGESIVLDLV
- a CDS encoding flavodoxin family protein, which codes for MKILALTGTKRKGNSILAARYIAKKLDAELDILNVTELNIEPCKACYACLFGQECMIEDDVNLVLNRLLDADFVLISSAIYWLDATGMMKALLDRMFMALPYMKELSKKKGAAIYFYGFEELRGWGANTYNILLRVLGIEPLAILPIHAALPGETLTEENVKKLDLLVEAIQKDERLTLDGQCPVCLSEVFRVKEGNLECTVCRSKLTEDLQVVETGGVLSYDWMVEHYGVLRGFKEKFIEQRESLARLREKYGV
- a CDS encoding NrpR regulatory domain-containing protein, translated to MTLNRIHFLILEILSESGIASSYKIAEALKAKGIHHDARTIRYHIEKLARDGLVRKHDRGASITEKGIEALKRHNVFGRLGEFSEKIEFNVYNCTFNLLEMRGTVPTDIAVIDKKWYENTREIILKMAEAPFLISNLIVLRDEGETLGEYEVPEGNFALVVISNTLFDVIMRNAGINLYPEFAGLLYWKDGSRGVSEIISYRGTTLSPGWLFLRAGMTRVWDALDGEGYLIVAIRSFSKHAVDIARMEIEMAESKDIRGVVELSEDKNGFPFFGMKASMTILAGLNYLAPLFENGIPGELMVNDILVDIREFADPERAFR